The genomic window tccgacaaacgtcgctgccaaactataaatacgtcagatcttcatacacaaaccacatgtttaaatgactaatttctcgcctcaaatgatgttaaaactttttattcctggacacagaaaaatatttatttcagatttatatttctattatcggctgctatgctccgccgaaatgtattctgggatacatggccatcccaagtacgcttaagtcacctccgatgcatacttggtaaaaatgggcggagcgagaacactcccgggtttgagaaccgtcctcgctgttcgcttacttgagaattggaacagaactgggactgaggctgatgacgttttcacaagcacgggagtacgcaagtacgcacaagtatggatattgagaaacggccttgGTTCTTAGTTTGTTATACATGATACAGGTAACATTTGTTTCCCCCGTTTCCCGTGATTGGATTTCCCGGTACACGGGGAAGTGGTTCTGATTGGATTTCCTGGAAATATCCGTTTCCCAATAAACACTTGTCCACACCACTTTTCAGTGAAACCGGAAACATTTTTGTTGACTGTTACACGGAAATTGACATTGTTCATGTACTCAAATAcgatttaaaatattatttttaaaagattttacTACTTTTCTCCCACATTTTGTCTTCGGCCATGAACGCAACTGTGACCCGGAAGTTGACGACATCGCTTGTCGTCTTTTCGcagcaacacaaacagtgcACCGTTAGCCGTGATTTATTCGGCCCTTTGGAACAGACACACTTAAAATATGGTGAGAGGAAACGACTCAGTCACgatcttttttaattaaacgtGTTCCCGCTGTGAACGTGCAGTTTTAAACGAGGGATCGTAAAGAAGATGCTAACGGAGTTAGCTCGACCGTGTTAGCCGGGCGTTGTCATGgttctctcactgtgtgtgtgtgtgtgtgtgtgtgtgtgtgtttcgacTCGTCTCGTCTTTTTTCTGATTAAaggttgattttgtgttttgagaCTCGGCCGATGTTAACGCTAATGCTAACTGTGTTTTCAGGCTGAAGTCGAGGACACCCTGAAGCGGATCCAGAGTCAGAAAGGAGTTCAGGGGATCATCGTCGTCAACTCAGAGGGCAAGTGTGCTTCACACGTATTGATTACTATCTGGATATTAATGATTAAAGCGTCAGTTTCTCCTGCGGTTCTGTTCACatgtggcgcttttccattatacagttctagcactactcgagttctagcactactactgctgggtttgttttaactacctgctctgacgaggttccaagcgagctgagctaaaatgtgatgtcgacagactgccggccactgattggtcacgATTGCaacatccgacacaagaatcagaATTAGGGTTGTGCGTTTATATCATCTACAACAGTATCTTAATTGTTGCATGCCTTTTTGAGAGGCCACACATTTACTGCATGATCAAACCTAGTAGGACAGCCTGCAGCGCATTGAGAACACATGTTGTGTCCACgcttcacaacaacaaaccaagCTAACGTTGCTGCATGTATGGTTGAAGTTAAGTGAACAAACAGCGCcaggagacaaaacacaaactctccCAGCCTCGGAATCGACGTTGTAGCTAAACGTGGATCATTCTCACTCGCATGGAGGTTTGGcttcaaaaacactgatgtcGCCCAAAAGACGCCAATCTGCAAACTGTGTCGGAATGTGGTTGCCGTCAAAGACAGCAAAGACGTGTATCCTGTCCCTATTGGGTAGAGTATCTGAATTAATTGGGAGATGTTAATCATCTCATGCATTAAAGaaggaaatgtttattttcaagaTCAGATTTTTGTCCCCAGTGTTTTACAAACCAGCACCTGAAATGTTTAGATGCTAGATCTGTACAGATGAACTTGACCTGCTCATAGCTACTACTgtcttacataaacatgacaaaatgcaTCCTGATCTGTTAGGATGCCACTGAGATATACACATATGAACcttgttacatttaaattgcgGCAGAAATCTGTAACAGGATTTATTTGACATGGAAATGAACCTGCTCCTCCTCCGTCTCACCTCAGGAATCCCCATCAAGTCGACTCTGGACAACTCCACCACGGTGCAGTACGCCGGACTCATCCACCAGCTGGTGACGAAGGCCAGGAGCACTGTACGAGACCTCGACCCCCAGAACGACCTCACCTTCCTGCGGATCCGCTCCAAGAAGAACGAGATCATGATCGCTCCAGGTGAGAAACTGgacagggaaaaagaaaaagactcaCAACTTCAGATTAGGAACAGTTTAAAAGGATTATTCTGTTTaagtaatgattttttttttagtatctggtgttttaaagtgtggttttaTGTGGTTCTGACTAGGGCTGCCACGATTAGTCGACTAGTCACGAT from Solea senegalensis isolate Sse05_10M linkage group LG4, IFAPA_SoseM_1, whole genome shotgun sequence includes these protein-coding regions:
- the dynlrb1 gene encoding dynein light chain roadblock-type 1 translates to MAEVEDTLKRIQSQKGVQGIIVVNSEGIPIKSTLDNSTTVQYAGLIHQLVTKARSTVRDLDPQNDLTFLRIRSKKNEIMIAPDKDYFLIVIQNPSD